A stretch of the Gemmatimonadota bacterium genome encodes the following:
- a CDS encoding FlgD immunoglobulin-like domain containing protein codes for MRRGPSLLLWLAIGMPVCGVAYAFAPVGGAEVVPAYRRLEATVRTDTLPDSPCGRHLELGGRWHARHNPWTGTAHAVWGEGLLLAPGGIRCAADARMVALAFLRSYPDAFAVSNANAIFLGAFHERGKWAVHFRQVANGLPVVSARAFVLLTDEGMAAAFGSDFFPDGFGSPVPGMDASSAIALAASQLGTVPDASGETSADLVYMPAPGVEAFVPTLAWRVRFSSEVPLGEWEVFLDAHSGDLLGRRNLNHTLEVAGTVLAEAECPSYCDGYAPVPSSSQMVGVIGVDSTWTDSSGYFSVPVSGAGYALLKMELSGLWIDVDRSYGQDATHFEMVSPGSLLTISWDDQNSLPDERDAFINGNRAHDFLKTIDPGFVGMDRPVTTRVGRSDGYCPGNAWWDFADGSINLCAEQGAYANTGRISDVLYHEYGHGVTNGIYTAGGTTDPPNDMHEGNSDILANLMTGSSVIGVGYFDGDCVTGVRDSENTLQWPDDVVPGQPHTSGQILAGFHWDAWRELRASLPEAEADSVARAVWHYSRVLGLPQTFPDQVLWSFWADDVDGNLDNGTPHHEDLCVAATNHGFECPPVLVGVLISHTPLGHCPDTTSRREVVADIVSTEGPLDPSEVRLAYRVNGGAFQYVLMAPEGTQDRYRAELTELGGMGEVEYYLHAKDIYGNEGMNPAAAPGELHEFDLTVAYDDLESGGPGWTVGYAGDDATTGIWELVDPIGTMAQPENDATPDPGAMCFVTGQCEGMQCHAGCTLGCNDVDGGATTLLSPVFDVSWADNAKVKYERWYSNQTGTAPRTDIWEVEISNDGGGSWFNIEYTQEPALSWQSVEVDVREMFGTPGQVQVKFVASDTGDPSLVEAAVDEFRVLAGTGQPTGVADAVIATSALALSPAHPNPVPGTTWVDYALPARGAVSLSVYDVSGRLVRTLFSGVRESGTHRARWDGRDAHGAEVMAGVYFLRLATDDGALTRKMTVVR; via the coding sequence ATGCGTCGGGGTCCATCCCTACTCCTCTGGCTTGCCATCGGGATGCCGGTGTGCGGTGTTGCGTATGCGTTCGCCCCGGTTGGCGGCGCGGAGGTGGTCCCGGCGTACCGGCGTCTTGAGGCGACCGTCCGCACGGACACACTCCCGGACAGTCCATGCGGGCGGCACCTGGAGCTGGGTGGCCGGTGGCACGCTCGACACAATCCCTGGACCGGAACGGCGCACGCGGTCTGGGGAGAGGGATTGCTTCTTGCGCCGGGCGGAATCCGATGCGCGGCCGACGCCCGAATGGTGGCGCTCGCGTTCCTCCGCTCCTATCCGGACGCGTTCGCGGTCAGCAATGCCAACGCGATCTTCCTTGGCGCGTTTCATGAGCGTGGCAAGTGGGCCGTGCATTTCCGGCAAGTCGCAAACGGGCTGCCCGTCGTCTCCGCGCGAGCCTTCGTTCTGCTGACGGACGAAGGCATGGCGGCGGCTTTCGGATCGGACTTCTTCCCGGACGGGTTCGGGAGTCCCGTTCCCGGGATGGATGCGTCCTCGGCGATTGCGCTGGCGGCTTCGCAACTGGGCACGGTCCCCGATGCTTCCGGGGAAACCTCGGCGGATCTGGTCTACATGCCCGCGCCGGGGGTGGAGGCGTTTGTTCCGACGCTGGCATGGCGTGTCCGATTCTCCAGCGAAGTTCCACTCGGAGAGTGGGAGGTGTTTCTGGACGCGCACTCGGGCGACCTTCTGGGGCGACGAAATCTGAATCACACGCTGGAGGTGGCGGGGACGGTGCTGGCGGAGGCGGAGTGCCCTTCCTACTGCGATGGATACGCCCCGGTGCCTTCGTCAAGTCAGATGGTGGGGGTGATCGGTGTGGACTCCACATGGACCGACTCCTCCGGGTACTTCTCCGTTCCCGTCTCCGGCGCGGGGTACGCGCTCCTGAAGATGGAACTTTCGGGTCTGTGGATCGATGTGGACCGATCGTACGGGCAGGACGCAACGCACTTCGAAATGGTCTCTCCCGGGAGCCTCCTCACGATCTCCTGGGACGATCAGAACTCCCTGCCCGACGAACGGGATGCCTTCATCAATGGCAACCGCGCGCACGACTTTCTGAAGACGATCGATCCGGGGTTTGTCGGGATGGATCGTCCCGTCACGACACGGGTCGGCCGATCGGACGGGTACTGCCCGGGAAACGCGTGGTGGGACTTCGCCGACGGATCCATCAACCTCTGCGCGGAGCAGGGGGCCTATGCGAACACGGGGCGGATTTCGGATGTCCTGTACCACGAGTACGGGCATGGCGTGACGAATGGAATCTACACCGCAGGCGGAACCACGGATCCCCCCAACGATATGCACGAAGGGAACTCGGACATTCTCGCGAATCTCATGACGGGAAGTTCGGTCATCGGCGTCGGGTATTTCGACGGAGACTGCGTGACCGGCGTTCGGGATTCAGAGAACACGCTCCAGTGGCCGGACGATGTGGTCCCCGGCCAGCCTCACACCAGCGGTCAGATTCTCGCCGGTTTTCACTGGGATGCCTGGCGGGAACTTCGAGCCTCTCTGCCGGAAGCCGAAGCGGACTCCGTGGCGCGCGCCGTGTGGCATTACTCCCGCGTGCTCGGGCTTCCGCAGACCTTCCCCGACCAAGTGCTGTGGTCGTTCTGGGCGGATGATGTCGACGGGAATCTCGACAACGGCACGCCGCACCACGAAGACCTCTGCGTGGCGGCCACAAACCACGGCTTCGAATGTCCGCCGGTTCTTGTCGGCGTGCTGATTTCACACACACCCCTCGGGCACTGCCCGGACACCACTTCCCGACGAGAGGTCGTGGCGGACATCGTGTCCACTGAGGGTCCACTGGATCCGTCGGAAGTCCGGCTGGCTTATCGTGTGAACGGGGGCGCTTTCCAATATGTTCTGATGGCACCGGAAGGCACGCAGGACCGATATCGAGCAGAGCTCACGGAGCTTGGGGGAATGGGCGAAGTCGAGTACTACCTGCATGCCAAGGACATCTATGGAAACGAAGGGATGAATCCGGCGGCGGCTCCCGGGGAACTCCACGAGTTTGACCTGACCGTTGCGTACGACGACCTGGAGTCCGGCGGACCGGGGTGGACCGTGGGTTACGCGGGAGACGATGCCACGACCGGGATCTGGGAACTTGTGGACCCGATCGGGACGATGGCGCAGCCGGAGAATGATGCCACTCCTGACCCGGGGGCGATGTGTTTCGTCACGGGTCAGTGCGAGGGGATGCAGTGTCATGCCGGGTGCACGCTGGGTTGCAACGATGTGGACGGGGGGGCGACCACGCTCCTTTCCCCGGTGTTCGATGTGAGTTGGGCGGACAACGCGAAGGTGAAGTACGAGCGCTGGTATTCCAACCAGACGGGGACGGCCCCGAGAACGGACATCTGGGAGGTGGAGATCTCCAACGACGGCGGAGGCAGTTGGTTCAACATCGAGTACACGCAGGAGCCGGCACTTTCGTGGCAGAGCGTGGAAGTGGATGTTCGCGAGATGTTCGGGACACCCGGGCAGGTGCAGGTGAAGTTCGTCGCCAGCGACACGGGGGACCCTTCGCTGGTGGAGGCGGCGGTGGACGAGTTCCGCGTGCTGGCCGGAACCGGGCAGCCCACGGGTGTGGCGGATGCGGTCATCGCCACGAGTGCCTTGGCGCTCTCGCCGGCCCACCCCAATCCGGTGCCCGGCACGACATGGGTGGACTATGCGTTGCCCGCGAGGGGAGCCGTCTCTCTTTCCGTGTACGATGTGAGCGGGAGGCTCGTGCGGACGCTCTTCTCCGGAGTGCGGGAGTCCGGTACGCATCGCGCCCGCTGGGATGGCCGGGACGCGCACGGCGCGGAGGTGATGGCGGGCGTCTACTTCCTGCGCCTTGCGACGGATGACGGCGCTCTCACCCGGAAGATGACGGTAGTCCGTTAG
- a CDS encoding DUF3365 domain-containing protein codes for MREVAAATLLLLAVAVARPAAEDDISRGVTHEQMKVRIAREEARVRGVLAADLLTKTLGAELKAAVSSGGPAEAVTVCASRAMALTDSVSAVLGLRIRRVSDRNRNPGGAPNQLERAVLARFSEEGAPADTFFADSAGDWHYLRAIRIEKPLCLKCHGPKEELAEDVRAVLRQDYPEDLATGYRFRELRGAFSVTVPAR; via the coding sequence ATGAGGGAAGTCGCGGCCGCCACCCTTCTTCTTCTGGCGGTCGCGGTCGCAAGACCCGCCGCGGAGGATGACATTTCCCGTGGGGTCACCCATGAGCAGATGAAGGTCCGGATCGCCCGTGAAGAAGCTCGCGTCCGGGGCGTACTGGCCGCCGACCTTCTCACGAAGACGCTCGGCGCGGAACTGAAGGCCGCCGTGTCCTCCGGGGGGCCAGCTGAGGCAGTGACCGTGTGCGCCTCGCGAGCCATGGCACTGACCGACAGCGTCTCCGCCGTGCTCGGTCTTCGCATCCGCCGTGTCAGTGATCGGAACCGCAATCCGGGCGGCGCTCCGAACCAGCTCGAACGCGCAGTCCTCGCGCGTTTCTCCGAGGAGGGCGCCCCGGCCGACACCTTCTTCGCGGACAGTGCCGGCGACTGGCATTACCTGCGCGCCATTCGCATTGAGAAGCCGCTCTGTCTGAAATGCCACGGCCCGAAAGAGGAGCTGGCCGAAGATGTCCGCGCCGTTCTTCGGCAGGACTACCCGGAGGATCTGGCCACCGGGTATCGGTTCAGGGAGCTTCGGGGAGCGTTCTCGGTGACTGTCCCCGCCCGGTGA
- a CDS encoding efflux RND transporter permease subunit, translated as MRAPVRWMAGNPVAANLLMVLILVGGMLTYPIIKREIFPEISAGMIAVSVLYPGASPEEVENGICLRIEEEIEGLEGIRRITATAAEGAGQVTAETVPGKDHSDLLDEIKARVDAIENFPENAENPVVEDVVVRRQVLSVAVSGDAEEASLKRYAEKVRDDIAALEGITQVDLGFARPYEISVEVSEDALERHGLTIDLVARAVRQSSLELPGGSVKTAGGEVLFRTSGQAYTGGDFGDIVLMTRPDGTRVLLRDVATVRDGFRDTGEKAFFDGAPALLVRVFRVGDQNALHVADRVKEFVARASDSGRYPEGISLTVWEDDSVILRGRLSLLIRNGRTGLALVFLCLALFLRLRLAFWVALGIPISFLGAVWLMPTMGVSINLISLFGFIVVLGIVVDDAIVVGESIYSRLQRGERGVEASVQGALRVMTPVCFAVLTTIVTFTPLLTLPGTMGQVWRVIPLIVIPVLLLSLVESLFILPAHLSHVRLRDRATGLLSGWNRFQGKVDAGLQRVVRNYYRPGLDFALRWRYLTLAVGFATLLITVGLVGGGWLRFVFFPPVEADHIVSFLTMPKGTPAEVTEQMVSRLSDSADLLRREIEEDSPENAGAIRHGLVSVGAQPYRARAAHGPLGVAASFGGEHLAEVHLELSPSEGRKISSAYLARRWRELTGPIPDVEELTYTSSLFDAGQAIHVQLAGPDLAELREVSQEVQARIREYPGTLDVGDSFRLGKEEIRLSLRPEAEVLGITLIDLARQVRQAFYGEEVQRIQRGRDDVRVMVRYPENRRRSLGDLERMRIRTAGGVEVPFGTVAFAEKGRGYSAINRSDRKRVIDVIGDVDLSIASSNEIVRAVTTDVLPAVLRDHPDVSYSLEGEQKEQREMIDHLIRGFSVAMLFVFVLLAVPLKSYIQPIIVMSAIPFGIVGAIWGHIIMGMDLTILSLAGVVALSGVVVNDSLVLVHFVNRGVAEGKGTLEAAREAGVKRFRAIMLTSLTTFAGLSPMLFEKSVQAQFLIPLAVSLAFGVIFSTFITLGLVPVGYVVLEDVRRMAARITGRGQSPRTLPEAP; from the coding sequence TTGAGAGCCCCTGTTCGATGGATGGCCGGCAACCCGGTCGCCGCAAATCTCCTGATGGTGCTGATCCTCGTGGGCGGGATGCTCACCTATCCGATCATCAAGCGCGAGATCTTTCCCGAGATATCCGCCGGGATGATCGCGGTATCGGTCCTCTACCCGGGCGCGTCTCCGGAGGAGGTGGAGAACGGGATCTGCCTTCGCATTGAAGAGGAGATTGAAGGGCTGGAGGGCATTCGGAGGATCACCGCAACCGCCGCGGAGGGGGCCGGCCAGGTCACGGCGGAGACGGTTCCCGGAAAGGACCACAGCGATCTCCTGGACGAGATCAAGGCGCGCGTCGATGCCATCGAGAACTTTCCCGAGAACGCCGAAAACCCCGTGGTCGAAGATGTTGTGGTTCGACGCCAGGTGCTCTCCGTGGCGGTCTCCGGAGATGCCGAGGAAGCATCGCTCAAGCGTTATGCGGAGAAGGTCCGGGATGACATTGCCGCGCTTGAGGGAATCACGCAGGTGGATCTGGGCTTTGCCCGTCCTTACGAGATCTCCGTGGAGGTTTCGGAGGATGCTCTGGAGCGACATGGTCTCACGATCGATCTGGTTGCGCGTGCCGTCCGGCAATCGTCGCTGGAACTTCCGGGTGGATCGGTCAAGACGGCGGGCGGCGAAGTGCTCTTCCGGACGAGCGGGCAGGCGTACACCGGGGGAGATTTCGGCGACATCGTGCTGATGACTCGACCCGACGGGACACGCGTGCTGTTGCGGGATGTCGCCACGGTGCGCGACGGCTTCCGCGATACCGGAGAGAAGGCGTTCTTCGACGGAGCACCCGCGCTTCTCGTGCGCGTTTTTCGCGTGGGCGACCAGAACGCTCTTCATGTGGCGGACCGCGTGAAGGAGTTCGTGGCTCGGGCTTCGGATTCAGGTCGTTATCCCGAGGGGATCTCGCTGACCGTCTGGGAGGACGACTCCGTGATCCTGCGCGGGCGCCTCAGTCTGCTCATTCGGAACGGTCGGACGGGTCTCGCGCTGGTGTTCCTGTGTCTTGCGCTCTTCCTTCGGCTTCGCCTGGCGTTCTGGGTCGCGCTGGGGATCCCCATCTCCTTCCTGGGCGCGGTGTGGCTCATGCCGACAATGGGCGTGTCGATCAACCTGATCTCGCTCTTCGGGTTCATCGTCGTGCTGGGGATTGTCGTGGATGATGCCATCGTGGTGGGGGAGAGCATCTACTCCCGGCTTCAGCGTGGTGAGCGTGGCGTGGAGGCCTCCGTTCAGGGAGCGCTTCGCGTCATGACGCCCGTGTGCTTCGCGGTGCTTACCACCATCGTCACCTTCACGCCCCTTCTGACGCTCCCCGGGACCATGGGGCAGGTCTGGCGGGTGATCCCGTTGATCGTGATCCCGGTGCTATTGCTTTCGCTGGTTGAATCGCTCTTCATTCTTCCGGCGCACCTGTCGCATGTGCGCCTGCGAGACCGTGCGACGGGGCTTCTCTCCGGGTGGAACCGGTTTCAGGGGAAAGTAGACGCGGGGCTTCAGCGGGTGGTCCGGAACTACTACCGGCCCGGGCTTGACTTCGCTTTGCGCTGGAGATACCTCACGCTGGCCGTGGGCTTTGCCACGCTTCTGATCACGGTCGGACTGGTGGGCGGCGGTTGGCTTCGCTTCGTGTTCTTCCCTCCGGTGGAGGCGGACCACATCGTCTCCTTCCTCACCATGCCCAAGGGAACGCCAGCGGAAGTTACCGAGCAGATGGTCTCCCGGCTGTCCGATTCCGCGGACCTCCTGCGGCGGGAGATTGAAGAGGACTCCCCGGAGAATGCCGGGGCCATTCGACATGGACTCGTGTCGGTCGGGGCGCAACCGTATCGTGCCCGTGCGGCGCATGGCCCGCTGGGAGTGGCTGCGTCGTTTGGCGGGGAGCATCTTGCGGAGGTCCACCTGGAACTCTCCCCGTCGGAGGGCCGAAAGATCTCCAGCGCATACCTGGCTCGCCGGTGGCGGGAACTGACGGGCCCGATTCCCGATGTGGAGGAACTGACCTATACCTCCAGCCTCTTTGATGCGGGACAGGCGATCCATGTGCAGCTGGCCGGGCCGGACCTTGCGGAGTTGCGTGAAGTGTCGCAGGAGGTGCAGGCGAGGATTCGCGAATACCCGGGAACGCTCGATGTCGGAGACTCTTTCCGGCTGGGGAAGGAAGAGATTCGCCTGTCGCTTCGGCCGGAAGCGGAAGTGCTGGGGATCACGCTGATCGATCTGGCGCGGCAGGTGCGACAGGCATTCTACGGTGAAGAGGTGCAGCGCATTCAGCGCGGTCGCGACGATGTCAGAGTCATGGTGCGCTATCCCGAGAACCGGCGTCGCTCTCTCGGGGATCTGGAGCGGATGCGCATTCGAACGGCGGGCGGAGTGGAGGTGCCGTTCGGGACAGTGGCGTTCGCGGAGAAGGGGCGGGGGTATTCCGCGATCAACCGTTCCGACCGCAAGCGCGTCATCGATGTCATCGGCGATGTGGACCTGAGCATCGCCAGTTCCAACGAGATTGTCCGCGCAGTCACGACGGACGTTCTCCCGGCGGTTCTGCGTGACCATCCGGATGTGTCGTATTCGCTGGAGGGCGAACAGAAAGAGCAACGGGAGATGATCGACCATCTGATCCGGGGGTTCTCCGTCGCGATGCTGTTTGTCTTCGTCCTGCTGGCCGTTCCCCTGAAGTCCTATATCCAGCCGATCATTGTGATGTCCGCCATTCCATTCGGGATTGTCGGTGCAATCTGGGGCCACATCATCATGGGGATGGACCTGACGATTCTATCCCTTGCGGGCGTGGTGGCACTGTCCGGCGTGGTTGTGAACGACAGCCTCGTTCTGGTCCACTTTGTGAATCGGGGCGTGGCCGAAGGAAAGGGCACGCTGGAAGCCGCGCGCGAAGCCGGAGTGAAGCGTTTCCGTGCGATCATGCTGACCTCGCTCACTACCTTCGCGGGCCTGAGCCCCATGCTGTTCGAGAAGAGCGTTCAGGCGCAGTTCCTGATTCCGCTGGCGGTGTCGCTGGCGTTTGGTGTGATCTTCTCGACCTTCATCACGCTGGGCCTCGTCCCCGTGGGGTATGTCGTGCTGGAGGATGTGCGGCGGATGGCCGCCCGCATCACCGGGCGGGGACAGTCACCGAGAACGCTCCCCGAAGCTCCCTGA
- a CDS encoding efflux RND transporter periplasmic adaptor subunit, giving the protein MRLMKIHPKVLLPVLVVALGAIGAVTLVKTRRAVRSEATAVPPPLVRVMEVETSRVRLDVYSRGMVEAEVETDLVARVAGEVMEVSPSFVAGGFFDDGDLLLRIDPADYELAVVQAEAAVAQAWVRLLHEEGEAEVARADWERLGGADAPDALVLRLPHVAEARAQHAAAEALLGRARLDLDRTVVRAPYDGQVRAKAVDVGGQVAPGTPLGRIYGSEAALVRLPVPVEDMAFVDTAAEPAVRLTGDFAGRTHEWSGVVARAEGEIDPRTRTVKLVARIADPMTPGANGRPPLMTGLFVEARVEGLTMDDAVVLPRSVLRGGDRVLLVEGDQLRYRSVGVVRVHGEDAVIGSGLADGDLVCLSAMAAPVEGMTVRTVLEEIPGGAR; this is encoded by the coding sequence ATGAGGCTCATGAAGATTCACCCGAAAGTTCTCCTTCCCGTTCTTGTCGTCGCTCTCGGAGCGATCGGAGCCGTCACGCTGGTGAAGACCCGGCGTGCGGTTCGGTCCGAAGCCACGGCGGTTCCGCCGCCGCTCGTCCGTGTCATGGAGGTGGAGACGAGCCGAGTCCGTCTGGATGTTTACTCCCGGGGGATGGTCGAAGCGGAAGTGGAAACGGACCTTGTCGCGCGCGTGGCGGGCGAAGTCATGGAGGTGTCGCCGTCGTTTGTCGCGGGTGGGTTCTTTGATGATGGGGATCTTCTTCTGCGGATTGACCCGGCCGACTATGAACTGGCCGTCGTTCAGGCCGAAGCGGCGGTCGCGCAGGCATGGGTCCGGCTCCTGCATGAAGAAGGAGAGGCCGAGGTGGCTCGCGCCGACTGGGAGCGGCTCGGTGGGGCCGACGCTCCGGACGCACTGGTGCTGCGACTGCCCCATGTAGCGGAAGCGCGTGCGCAGCATGCGGCGGCGGAGGCGTTGCTGGGTCGTGCGCGACTCGACCTCGACCGCACGGTCGTGCGCGCTCCCTATGACGGACAGGTGCGCGCGAAGGCGGTCGATGTCGGGGGACAGGTGGCGCCCGGTACGCCGCTCGGGAGGATCTACGGCAGCGAGGCGGCGCTTGTCCGACTGCCAGTTCCTGTTGAGGACATGGCGTTCGTGGATACGGCCGCAGAGCCAGCGGTTCGTCTGACCGGGGACTTCGCGGGGCGCACCCACGAATGGAGCGGCGTCGTCGCACGAGCAGAGGGCGAGATCGACCCGAGAACGCGCACCGTGAAACTCGTCGCACGCATTGCGGACCCCATGACTCCCGGAGCGAATGGTCGCCCGCCGCTGATGACGGGACTTTTCGTGGAAGCGCGTGTGGAGGGTCTCACGATGGACGATGCGGTCGTTCTCCCCCGGTCGGTGTTGCGGGGCGGGGACCGGGTGCTTCTTGTCGAGGGGGACCAGCTTCGCTACCGGAGCGTCGGCGTCGTGCGCGTGCACGGGGAGGATGCCGTGATCGGAAGCGGGCTTGCCGACGGGGACCTCGTGTGCCTGTCGGCCATGGCTGCCCCTGTTGAGGGCATGACCGTGCGGACCGTTCTGGAAGAGATCCCGGGAGGCGCGCGTTGA
- a CDS encoding efflux transporter outer membrane subunit has protein sequence MRVWSPAAASLVAALLTAGCASSPPRTPTRLAPDFPSSFTAAPPDSAAGSAAGFWESLGDPRLPGLVEEALLHNRDLVAAAAGVEAAAAEARMAGAGLLPGVQAGLQRTRSRQVFVGLPIPGGSGGGISSTSTGYGASVDVSWEVDLWGRVRAAASAGVASYEATAAEYEAARLSIAAQTVKSWFAVVEARQQEELARATVGSYRAAESRVRERYRRGLRPSLDLRLLRAEAAGAEAVLADRRIALDRLTRSLEVLLGRYPAGEMHPEGPLPIPESVPAGLPADLLLRRPDLVAAERRLAAAGAARSEARRALLPRISLTASGGRTSSALQDLTEGDFSTWGLVAGVLQPLFQRGKLRARVAQAGAIEDQALAAWAGDVLGACAEVEGLLAADAHLAEAEAARREAARESQEAERLATERYESGLSDVIMLLQARRGAHAAESGLVAVRLRRLVNRVDLHLALGGELPPTVGDAPREPDSEG, from the coding sequence ATGCGTGTGTGGTCCCCGGCCGCGGCCTCTCTCGTCGCTGCGCTCCTGACCGCGGGGTGCGCATCTTCGCCGCCGCGCACGCCAACCCGTCTTGCGCCGGATTTTCCGTCGTCGTTCACCGCCGCGCCGCCGGACTCCGCCGCCGGTTCCGCCGCCGGGTTCTGGGAGTCGTTGGGGGATCCGCGTCTTCCCGGGCTTGTGGAAGAAGCGCTCCTGCACAATCGGGATCTCGTCGCCGCCGCCGCCGGAGTGGAGGCCGCCGCCGCCGAGGCTCGCATGGCCGGAGCGGGCCTTCTGCCGGGCGTGCAGGCTGGTCTCCAGCGGACACGATCCCGACAGGTGTTCGTCGGCCTGCCGATTCCCGGGGGTTCCGGAGGGGGGATCTCGTCGACCTCCACCGGTTACGGGGCGTCAGTGGATGTTTCCTGGGAAGTGGACCTCTGGGGACGGGTGCGGGCCGCCGCTTCGGCGGGGGTCGCGTCGTATGAGGCCACCGCCGCGGAGTATGAGGCCGCGCGCTTGTCCATTGCCGCGCAGACGGTCAAGAGCTGGTTCGCGGTAGTGGAAGCGCGGCAGCAGGAGGAACTCGCCCGGGCGACGGTCGGCAGCTACCGGGCCGCGGAGAGTCGCGTTCGCGAACGCTATCGGCGCGGGTTGAGGCCCTCGCTCGATCTCCGGCTTCTTCGCGCCGAAGCGGCCGGGGCCGAGGCGGTGCTGGCCGACCGGAGGATCGCGCTGGACCGACTGACGCGGTCGCTCGAAGTGCTGCTGGGACGCTATCCTGCTGGAGAAATGCACCCGGAGGGCCCCCTCCCGATTCCGGAATCCGTTCCCGCCGGGCTCCCGGCGGATCTGCTGCTTCGTCGTCCGGATCTGGTGGCGGCGGAGCGGCGCCTGGCGGCAGCCGGGGCCGCGCGGTCCGAAGCGCGCCGCGCTCTGCTCCCGCGCATCAGCCTCACGGCGTCAGGCGGTCGCACGAGTTCGGCGCTGCAGGACCTTACGGAAGGGGACTTCTCCACCTGGGGACTCGTCGCCGGAGTTCTGCAGCCGCTCTTCCAGCGGGGGAAGCTCCGCGCGCGCGTCGCACAGGCCGGTGCGATCGAAGATCAGGCGCTCGCCGCATGGGCGGGGGATGTGCTGGGGGCATGCGCGGAGGTGGAGGGGCTTCTCGCGGCGGATGCGCATCTTGCCGAAGCGGAGGCGGCCCGGCGTGAAGCGGCCCGGGAATCGCAGGAGGCCGAGCGTCTCGCGACGGAGCGGTACGAGTCCGGCCTGTCCGATGTCATCATGCTGCTTCAGGCCCGCCGCGGCGCCCATGCTGCTGAAAGCGGCCTCGTCGCCGTGCGCCTTCGTCGTCTTGTGAACCGCGTCGATCTGCATCTTGCCCTTGGCGGGGAACTGCCGCCGACCGTCGGGGACGCTCCCCGCGAACCCGATTCCGAAGGATGA
- a CDS encoding TetR/AcrR family transcriptional regulator: protein MNCPSDLPGEAHAATRDRLLDAAEQLFARQGIAATSLRQVTYEANANLAAVHYHFGSRAELVKAVFARRVQPMNAERIRLLDACEAAAPESGPALEDIFTALLSPALRLGERSEDGGFTFMQLMGRAHMEAGEELRPLIASLFHEVLGRFSAALSRALPGVPQEVILWRMRFALGAMAFAMIHGSRMGAGHPDDSGSCCDGPVLDHLIPFVVAGFRSNAVDPDAGGAS, encoded by the coding sequence ATGAACTGTCCGAGCGATCTACCCGGCGAAGCCCACGCAGCCACGCGGGATCGCCTGCTCGATGCGGCGGAACAGCTCTTTGCCAGGCAGGGGATTGCCGCGACTTCCTTGCGGCAGGTCACTTACGAGGCGAACGCGAATCTCGCAGCGGTCCACTACCACTTCGGGTCGAGAGCGGAACTCGTGAAGGCCGTCTTCGCCCGCCGGGTCCAGCCGATGAATGCGGAGCGAATCCGTTTGCTCGATGCGTGTGAGGCCGCCGCCCCGGAGAGCGGCCCTGCGCTGGAGGACATCTTCACCGCGCTTCTGTCTCCGGCGCTTCGCCTTGGGGAGCGGTCGGAAGATGGCGGCTTCACCTTCATGCAGCTTATGGGGCGCGCGCACATGGAAGCGGGCGAAGAGTTGCGTCCGCTGATTGCGTCTCTCTTCCATGAGGTGCTGGGGAGATTCTCGGCGGCGTTGTCGCGCGCGCTTCCGGGAGTTCCGCAGGAGGTCATTCTGTGGCGGATGCGGTTCGCGCTGGGCGCCATGGCCTTCGCGATGATCCATGGCTCCCGGATGGGGGCTGGTCATCCTGACGACAGCGGGAGTTGTTGCGACGGGCCGGTTCTGGACCATCTCATTCCGTTCGTGGTGGCCGGGTTCCGGTCGAATGCGGTGGACCCGGATGCCGGGGGGGCGTCGTGA